In the Wyeomyia smithii strain HCP4-BCI-WySm-NY-G18 chromosome 2, ASM2978416v1, whole genome shotgun sequence genome, one interval contains:
- the LOC129725278 gene encoding uncharacterized protein LOC129725278 — MEQVKALLDAESFQKLKAQKIDDISLVLLKDNDLRDIGINEKGPRVVILQIIENLNSSHDNVNDKENTTNVIIPPSKQILRETLVSDNSFRLKVLQPVLDRGNIPDKNGISFLTRVACQPFEKRIENGHVYPSTEEQQKLANDIVELFPQLQCNNDRPEGAPDSWLFFWRNSGMEQGKHSGMIYHRIRNIIKKLPPEMRKYQRSKNVNKTTSIPTELLSKAEVLRTLDATKNDKKRICQEMEACFPLLKFLLNAKKSATEIHQMFPHLSAYNGYMIRKSFTQLFPCCEPEPDFKGVLSKCLLYSSSKFMQVEDEYIKGFLRMFSSMPMRGLRRRIDGTLSISEEQLASPFIRWLAPNISIAEDLKTYKESLQNEQPHVVCSAMPFKAGPSFVIINRNICIDVQCSIHAIDTLLKSFAVFGIEIPVHMRMMMDFLACVLYKNMSHSSRATVNRLVAAFYEATKAEDTEMI; from the exons CTCAAAAAATTGATGATATTTCCTTGGTGCTTCTGAAAGACAACGATTTGAGAGATATCGGTATAAACGAGAAAGGACCTCGGGTGGTCATTTTGCAGATTATAGAAAATCTGAACAGTTCTCATGATAACGTTAATGATAAGGAGAATACGACGAATGTGATAATACCTCCATCAAAACAA ATACTCCGAGAAACGCTCGTTTCAGATAATAGTTTCCGACTAAAAGTATTGCAGCCGGTACTGGATCGAGGTAACATACCAGATAAAAATGGTATCAGTTTCCTTACTAGAGTAGCTTGTCAACCATTCGAAAAACGGATTGAAAATGGTCACGT atatccCTCTACAGAAGAACAGCAGAAATTAGCGAATGATATCGTTGAATTGTTTCCGCAGCTTCAGTGTAATAATGACAGACCTGAAGGGGCTCCAGATTCG TGGCTTTTTTTTTGGCGAAACAGTGGAATGGAACAGGGTAAACACAGTGGTATGATTTACCATCGAATTCGAAATATCATTAAGAAGCTTCCACCGGAAATGCGTAAATACCAGCGATCAAAAAACGTGAACAAAACTACATCCATACCAACAGAACTTTTGAGTAAAGCCGAAGTTCTACGCACGTTGGACGCAacgaaaaatgataaaaaaaggaTTTGTCAGGAAATGGAGGCATGTTTCCCTTTGTTAAAATTTTTGCTCAATGCAAAGAAAAGTGCAACCGAAATTCACCAAATGTTTCCACATCTAAGTGCATACAACGGATATATG atcCGTAAATCGTTTACTCAACTCTTTCCGTGTTGTGAACCTGAGCCGGATTTCAAGGGAGTTCTATCGAAGTGTCTTCTATACTCATCCAGTAAATTCATGCAAGTTGAGGATG AATACATTAAAGGATTCCTGCGCATGTTTTCGAGTATGCCAATGCGTGGACTCCGCCGGAGAATTGACGGTACATTATCaatttccgaagaacaattggcgTCGCCTTTTATTCGTTGGTTAGCA cccaacatcagtattgcagaggatttAAAAACATATAAAgaatctcttcaaaatgaacaaccgcatgttgtatgCTCTGCGATGCCGTTTAAAGCCGGGCCTTCATTCGTGATAATAAACAGAAATATTTGTATTGATGTACAGTGCtcaatacatgcaatcgatacactattgaaatccttcgcagtgtttggCATAGAAATTCCCGTACACATGCGTATGATGATGGATTTTCTGGCGTGCGTATTGTACAAAAATatgagccacagttcacgggcaactgtgaaccgcTTGGTTGCCGCATTCTACGAAGCCACTAAGGCAGAAGACACGGAAATGATTTAA
- the LOC129719733 gene encoding uncharacterized protein K02A2.6-like, with protein sequence MEITWDDIEVKAEKDQEQTLVRETIKTNQWNKTLKRYESEARNLRVLGALIFINNRVILPYTLRDRALTSAHHGHMGAVSMKKILRNYFWWPGMSKQVENFVKGCETCFRLSKKNPPIPLTNRELPEGPWEILQIDFFTFKGCGSGEFLVVVDTYSRYLHVVEMKNTDAEHTNAALNQISQTWGYAMAIHSDNGPPFQSEKFVKKWEERGVRIRKAIPLSAQSNGAVECQNKGLKDVMTAAKLDNVNWKMALEQYLHMHNKVRPLSRLGVTPFELLVGWRFRGTFPFLWETLPVNQMDRMDIREKDNLTKLDSKQYADGVRGAKSSEIAVGDKVLLANHHTKQKGEPIFSGERYTVLTRDGAKVVVQSDRGVQYSRNVQDVKKIPIMLRENKNAEQSFRDEFSSEIRLPDFDEDVPTENQTEQERPKRLRKKPSRFNDMVLFCVFD encoded by the coding sequence ATGGAAATTACCTGGGACGATATCGAAGTTaaagcagaaaaagatcagGAACAGACTCTGGTTCGAGAAACGATAAAAACCAATCAATGGAATAAAACTCTGAAAAGATATGAATCAGAGGCACGGAACTTGAGAGTACTTGGAGCTCTTATCTTTATAAACAATCGAGTAATTTTACCTTATACTCTTCGCGATAGAGCACTAACTTCGGCTCACCATGGGCACATGGGTGCAGTTTCtatgaaaaagattttaagaAACTACTTCTGGTGGCCAGGAATGTCCAAGCAAGTGGAAAATTTTGTTAAAGGTTGTGAAACTTGCTTTCGTCTGTCCAAGAAAAATCCACCTATTCCCCTGACTAATCGGGAGCTGCCAGAGGGGCCGTGGGAAATCCttcaaatcgattttttcacaTTCAAAGGTTGTGGCTCTGGAGAATTCCTGGTGGTCGTAGATACATATTCACGATATCTACACGTTGTTGAGATGAAAAACACTGACGCAGAGCACACAAATGCTGCACTGAACCAAATTTCTCAGACCTGGGGTTATGCTATGGCAATTCACAGCGACAATGGCCCTCCCTTTCAAAGCGAAAAGTTTGTGAAGAAATGGGAAGAAAGAGGTGTGAGAATAAGAAAAGCAATACCATTAAGCGCGCAATCGAATGGAGCTGTAGAGTGCCAAAATAAAGGGTTAAAAGATGTCATGACGGCTGCTAAATTGGATAACGTTAATTGGAAAATGGCTTTGGAACAGTATTTGCATATGCATAATAAAGTGAGACCACTGTCGAGACTTGGTGTAACGCCATTTGAATTGCTTGTTGGCTGGAGATTCAGGGGAACGTTCCCGTTTCTATGGGAAACGCTACCAGTAAACCAAATGGATAGAATGGATATACGCGAAAAAGATAATCTAACTAAACTGGATAGTAAGCAGTATGCCGATGGGGTCAGAGGAGCAAAGAGTTCAGAGATTGCGGTTGGAGATAAGGTACTCTTGGCTAATCATCATACAAAACAGAAAGGAGAACCAATCTTTTCAGGAGAACGTTATACCGTACTTACCAGAGACGGTGCAAAAGTTGTGGTTCAAAGTGACAGAGGTGTGCAATATTCAAGAAACGTACAAGATGTTAAGAAGATTCCAATCATGCTGCGCGAAAATAAGAATGCAGAACAATCATTTCGTGATGAATTTTCGTCGGAGATTCGACTTCCAGATTTTGATGAAGATGTTCCAACAGAAAATCAAACCGAACAAGAGAGACCCAAACGACTAAGAAAAAAACCCTCCCGCTTCAATGATATGGTTTTGTTCTGTGTATTTGATTAG